The Streptomyces sp. NBC_00459 DNA segment TCAGGAAGCCGCCGAAGGCTCCGACGCCCAGCGCGATGGGGATGACGACCACGATGGGCAGGCCCTGCTTCTCCACCAGCCATGCGGTGAGCATGGTCGTGAAGCCGATCACGGAGCCCACGGAGAGGTCGATGCCGCCCGAGAGGATGACGAAGGTGGCGCCGACCGCGGCGACCAGCAGATAGCCGTTGTCGATGAACAGGTTGAGGAAGACCTGGGGTTCGCCGAAACCGTAGTTCTGGTAGCGGCCGAGGCCCACGAGGTACATCACGAGGAAGAGCGTGGCGGTCACCACGACGGGCAGGCGCCGGTCGCCGAGCAACTGCGCGGCCCTGGACGGCGTACGACGGTTGTGGGGGGCCGTGGGGGTCTTGGTGGCCGTGCTCATCACGACACCTCCATCTTCGGGGCTGTCGCGGTCGTCGGGGCGGTGTCCGCCGGGGTGGCGGCCGGGGCGCCGCCGCCCTTCGCGCCGGACCCGGAGCCGAACTTCCCGCCGAAGACCTTGGTGCGGAACTTCGGGGACTGCAGCAGGCAGACCACGATGACGACGGCGGCCTTGAAGACCAGGTTGGTCTGGGTCGGTACGCCGATGGTGTAGATCGTGGTGGTCAGGGTCTGGATGACGAGGGCGCCCACCACCGTGCCGCCGACGGAGAACCGGCCGCCCAGGAGCGAGGTGCCGCCGATCACCACGGCGAGGATCGCGTCGAGCTCGATCCACAGGCCGGCGTTGTTGCCGTCCGCGGCGGAGGTGTTGGAGCTGATCATCAGGCCCGCGATGCCGGCGCACAGGGCGCAGAACACGTACACCATGATCTTGATGCGCATGGACCTGATGCCGACCAGGCGGCTGGCCTCGGCGTTGCCGCCGACCGACTCGACCAGCAGGCCGAGGGCGGTGCGGCGGGTCAGGGCCACGGTGATGGCGACGACCGCGGCCACCACGAAGATGGAGAAGGGCAGCGTCAGCCAGTAGCCGCCGCCGATCAGCTTGTACGGCTCGCTGTTGATCGTGATGATCTGGCCGTCGGTGATCAGCTGGGCCACGCCTCGGCCCGCGACCATGATGATGAGGGTCGCGATGATCGGCTGGATGCCCATCCGGGCGACCAGGAAGCCGTTCCACAGACCGCAGACGACCGCGGCCACCAGGCCGATCCCCATGGCCAGGAACACCCCGGCCAGGGAGTCCTGGTCGGCCTGGTCACTGATGTACGAGCAGGTCAGGGCGCCGGTGATGGCGACCACCGCGCCGACCGAGAGGTCGATGCCGCCGGTGGCGATGACCAGGGTCATGCCGACCGCCACCAGGATGAGCGGCGAGCCGAACAGCACGATCGAGACGAGGCTGCCGTAGAGGTGGCCGTCCGTCATCTTGATCGAGAAGAAGTCGGGGGTGAAGGGAACGTTGATCAGCAGCAGGACGACCAGCACGGCCACCGGCCAGAACAGGTGGTGCTGTGTCAGCGCCCGCCAACGGGGAGTGGTGGTCACTGGTGCTCTCCGCTCGCGATGGTCTCCAGGATCCGGGTGGGGGTGATCTCCGGCCCGTTGGCGATCTGGGCGACCAGTTTGCGGTCGCGCAGCACGCCGATGGTGTGGCTGAGCCGGAGTACCTCCTCCAGTTCGGCCGCGATGTACAGCACGGACATACCTTCCTCGGAGAGCGAGACCACGAGTTTCTGGATCTCCGCCTTCGCGCCGACGTCGATGCCGCGCGTCGGTTCGTCCAGGATCAACAGCTTCGGCTGGGTGATCAACCAGCGTGCCAGGAGCACCTTCTGCTGGTTGCCGCCGCTCAACTGGCCGACCCGGGCCTCCGGGTTGGCGGGGCGGATGTCCAGCGCCTTGATGTACTTGGCGACGAGTTCGTCGCGCTGGGCGGCCGGGATGGGCCGGGTCCAGCCGCGCGAGGCCTGCAGGGCGAGGATGATGTTCTCCCGCACCGTCAGGTCGGGTACCAGGCCCTCGGTCTTGCGGTTCTCGGAGCAGAACGCGACCCCGGCGCCGATGGCGTCGTTCGGGGCGCTCATCGAGACCTGCTTGCCGCCGATGGTGACCTTGCCGCTGTCGGGCTGGTCGGCGCCGAAGAGCAGCCGGGCGAGTTCGGTGCGGCCGGAGCCGAGCAGGCCGGCCAGGCCCAGGACCTCGCCCTTCTTGATCTCCAGGTCGAAGGGGGCGACACCGCCCGTCCTGCCGAGACCTTCCGCCTGGAGCAGGGGCTCGCCGACCTCGGCGTGCAGCTGGTGCTCGTGGAGCCCCTCCAGCTGGTCCATGGCCTTGCCGATCATGAGCTGGATCAGTCCGACCTGGTCGAGCTCGCTGACCAGGTGCTCGCCGACGAGCGTGCCGTTGCGCAGGACGGTCATGCGGTCGCAGATCTCGTAGATCTGGTCGAGGAAGTGGGAGACGAACAGGATCGCGACGCCTTCGTCCCTGAGCCTGCGCATCAGACGGAACAGTTCGAGGACCTCGTCGCGGTCGAGGCTGGAGGTCGGCTCGTCCAGGACCAGCACCTTGGTGCCGGCTCCGGCGCCGTCGCTGTCGCCGGTGCCCACCGCCCTTACGATCGCGACCAGTTGCTGCACGGCCAGCGGGTACGAGGACAGGGGCGCGGTGACGTCGAGGTCGAGGCCGAGGCGGTCGACCAGCTCCGCCGCGTCCTTGCGCATACGGCTCCACTGGATGCGGCCGTAGCGCGTGGGTTCACGTCCGATGAAGATGTTCTCCGCCACCGACAGGTTGGGGCAGAGGTTCACCTCCTGGTAGACGGTGCTGATGCCGGCCTGCTGTGCCTGGAAGGGGCTGTCGATCTGCACGGTCTGCCCGTCGAGGGCGATCGTGCCGCCGTCCAGCGCGTAGACACCGGTCAACACCTTGATGAGGGTGGACTTGCCGGCTCCGTTCTCGCCCATCAGGGCGTGGATCTCGCCGGGGAAAAGCCGGAAGTCGACACCCGACAGAGCCCGTACCCCCGGAAACTCCTTGACTATGCCCGTCATTTCCAGGACGGGCCGCGGCTCTGCCATGGCAGCGCTCCTCTTGACTCTCGTTCAGGCCCACGGATTTTTTGGCCGGGCCTTCGATTTCGTTCAGGCCCGCAGGGAGCCCCCAAGTCCGTCCTCCGTACGGAGGGTCCGGTCGGGTGGAGGCTCCCTGCCGATGGGTGCGGTCGGTCAGTACTTGCGGGTGGGGAGCGCGGCCTTGGCCTGGTCCTGCATGAAGTCGCTCTCCTTGGTCTTGATCCAGCGCTCGACCGTCTCGCCGTTCTTGACCTTCTTCACGACCTCCATCAGCTGGGGGCCGAGCAGCGGGTTGCACTCGACGATGGCGTTGATCTTGCCCTCGGACATCGCGATGAAGCCGTCCTTCACGCCGTCGATCGTGACGATCAGGATGTCCTTGCCGGGCTTCTTGCCGGCCGCCTCGATGGCCTGGATGGCACCGATGCCCATGTCGTCGTTGTGCGCGAAGAGGACGTTGATGTCCGGGTTGGACTGCAGGAAGGCGGCCATGACCTGCTTGCCGCCGGCGCGGGTGAAGTCACCGGTCTGGCTGACGACGATCTTCCAGTCGTCCGCGTGGTCGGCGTCCATGACCTCCTTGAAGCCCTTGGCGCGCTCGATCGCGGGGGCGGCACCGGTGGTGCCCTCCAGCTGGGCGATCTTCACGGCACCCTTGTGTCCGGCCTTCTCCAGGACCTTCTCCAGGATCTTGCCGGCGCGGCGGCCCTCGTCCGTGAAGTCGGAGCCGACGAGGGTGACGTACAGGGATTCGTCGGAGGTCTCGACGGAGCGGTCGGTGAGGACCACGGGGATCTTCTTGGCCTTGGCCTCCTTGAGCACCGCGTCCCAGCCGGTGACGACCACCGGGGAGAAGGCGATGACGTCCACGCCCTGGGTGATGTAGCTGCGGATCGCGGAGATCTGGTTCTCCTGCTTCTGCTGCGCGTCGGAGAACTTCAGGTTGTAGCCGGCCTCCTTGGCCGCCGCCTTCACCGAGTCGGTGTTGGCGCTGCGCCAGCCGCTCTCCGAGCCGACCTGGGAGAAGCCGAGGACGATCTTGCCGTCGCCACCGGAGCTGGTGGAGCCGCCGTCGTCCTCCTTGGCGCAGGCCGCCAGGCCCGTCGCAGCCGCCACGCCGACCGCCGCAGTGAGGAAGTTCCTTCTGTTGAGCATGTGTCTTCTCCTTTGAAGAGCCGGCCCGGGGATGGACCCGCTGTACTCGTGGTGCTCGTTGGTACTTGTGGGGCTTGGTGGTGCTGGTGGTGCTTTTGGTTCTCGTGGGGCTCAAGGTGACAGGCGGCTATACGTCCAACCTGTCGATCATTGTTCGAGATATCGGCCGCGCTGATGGGGCGGGGACGATCGTCGAACCGGTCGGTGCCCCCTCAGCCGGGAGCGGTCGCCGACTGAGGGGCGTACGGGAAGGTGCTGGCGCGGACGAGGAGTTGGGGTTCGATGGCGACCCGGGAAGTCCCGGAGGGGGTGCGGCCCTCGATGAGGTCGAGCAGCAGGGCGATGCTCTGCTTGCCGACCGCCGAGAAGTCCTGCCGGACGGTGGTGAGCGGCGGAGCGAAGAACTCCGACTCCGGGATGTCGTCGAAGCCGACCACAGCGACGTCCTGGGGAGTGCGCACGCCCGCCTCACGCAGCGCCCACAACACCCCCAGTGCCATCTGGTCGTTGGCGACGAAGACGGCGGTCAGGCCCCGGCCCACCCAGCCGGCCAGTTCCTGGCCCGCACGATAGCCCGACAGCGGACTCCAGTCCCCCCGCAGCGGCGACGGCGGTTCCACGCCGGCCTCTTCCAGGGTCGTCCGCCAGCCGTCGGCCCGGTCCACCGCCTCCTGCCAGTTCTCGGGTCCGGCGAGATGCCAGACCGTGCGATGACCGGTGGCCAGCAGATGGCCGGTGGCCAGCCGCGCGCCCAGCCGCTGGTCCACGTTGACGCTGGGGATCTCCACGCCGGAGCCGGTGCCCACGGCCACCACCGGGAAGGGGTGGCGGAGTTCGGTGAGGGCCTCGACCGCCGACCGCTGCGGGGCGAGGGCGATCACCCCCTCCACCCCACCCTCACTGAGCCGGTGCATGGCCTCGGACAACGTCTCGACCGTCAGTTCGCGAAGACTGACCGTCGAGACGAGATACCCCTCGGCGCGTGCCGCCTCCTCCAGCGCGAACAGCGTGCTGGCCGGCCCGTAGAGCGTGGTGTTGGAGGCGACCACACCCAGGGTGAGGGTGCGCCGGGTCGCCAGTGCCCGTGCGGAGGAGTTGCGGCGGTAGCCCATCTCCTCGATGGCCTGCAGCACCCTGGCCCGTGTCTCGTCGCGCACATTGGGGTGGTCGCCCAGTACGCGGGACACGGTCTGGTGGGACACGCCGGCCTGGCGTGCCACGTCGGCCATGGTGGGCGGCCGGAGCTGCGAGCTGGTCTGAGAGTAGGTCACGGCTGCACCTCCCTGGCGGTCGTCTGTGGATAAGTCCTTCGATGGGGGCGGTCGTCTCCGCGCCGCCGGCTTCACTCCGGGCTTCCGGAAAGCCCCGAGACGCCGGGCGGGTAAGCAAGTTGGGGCACTGCCGACATGACGCTCGTACCTCCCTGGATGCCGTTCGTAGACGACTGGTGAATGCGGAGGTCATTGTGAGCGCTAACAATCGACGGCGGTCAAGAGGGCTGCGCCAGGGAGGTCGTCACGGTTGGATAACGCGGCAGTCGGCGGGCAGGAGGGCTCCCGGTGCGGCAATGTGGGAACGGATGGCGGCGGTCCAAAACGCGGCAAGGGTTGTTCGTTCGACCCATTGACACTCCGCCCGAAGCATCCTTACTGTCGCGACAGCATTTCGAACAAGTGACGAAATCTCGAACAGGCCACACAGGACTTAGGGAGTACCGTGCGCATCACGGGAATCAGCACGCACGTGGTCGGGACGCCGTGGCGGAACCTGACCTACGTCCAGGTGCACACCGACGAGGGACTCACCGGCGTCGGCGAGACCCGCATGCTGGGCCACACCGACGCGCTGCTCGGCTATCTGCACGAGGCGAAGACCAACCACATTCTCGGCTCCGACCCGTTCGCTGTCGAGGACCTGGTCAAGCGCATGAAGTACGGCGACTACGGGCGCGCCGGCGAGATCGTGATGTCCGGCATCGCCGTGATCGAGATGGCGTGCTGGGACATCAAGGGCAAGGCCCTCGGCGTGCCGGTGTGGCAGCTGCTCGGCGGCAAGGTCACCGACAAGGTCAAGGCGTACGCCAACGGCTGGTACACCACCGAGCGCACGCCGGAGGCCTACCACAAGGCGGCGCAGGGCGTCATGGAGCGCGGTTACAAGGCGCTCAAGATCGACCCCTTCGGGACCGGCCACTTCGAGCTGGACCACGAGCAGAGCATGTACGCCGTCTCTCTGATCGAGGCCGTGCGGGACGCCATCGGGCCGGACGCCGAGCTGATGCTGGAGATGCACGGCCGCTTCTCCCCCGCCACCGCCATCCGCCTCGCCAAGGACCTGGCGCCCTTCAAGCCCGCGTGGCTGGAGGAGCCCTGCCCGCCGGAGAACCTGAAGGCACTGGAGAAGGTCGCCGCCAAGGTCGACATCCCGGTGGCCACGGGTGAGCGCATCCACGACCGGATCGAGTTCCGGGAGCTCTTCGAGAGCCAGGCCGTGGACATCATCCAGCCCGACGTCGGTCACATCGGCGGCATCTGGGAGACCCGCAAGCTGGCCGCGACCGCCGAGACGCACTACGTGCTGGTCGCGCCGCACAACGTGGGCGGGCCCGTGCTGACCGCGGCCTCCCTCCAGGTCGGGTTCACCTCCCCGAACTTCAAGATCCTCGAGCACTTCAACGACTTCGCGGACGCGGACATCAAGAAGGTCGTCTCGGGCGCCCCGGAGGTCGTGGACGGCTACTTCCACCTCTCCGACAAGCCCGGCCTCGGTGTCGAGCTGGACGTGGACGCGGCGGCGGAGTTCCCGCAGCAGCAGGCCCGCTTCGACCTGTGGGCCGAGGGCTGGGAGCAGCGCAAGCCCAAGGGGACCGAGTGAGCAGCGCGGTAGTGATCGAGGCTCCGGGCGAGCACCGTCTGGTGCCGCACGAGCCTCGTCAGCCGGAGGCCGGCGAGGCCCTCGTCCGGGTCCACGCCGCCGGCATCTGCGGCAGCGACCGGGAGGTCTACCAGGGCAACCGGCCCGAGGGATACGTCCGTTACCCCCTCACGCCGGGCCACGAGTGGTCCGGGACGGTGACCGCGGTCGGTACCGGGGTTCCTTCAACTCTCGTAGGCCGCAAGGTCGTTGGCGAGGGCTTCCGCAACTGCCAGGTGTGCGACCGCTGTCACGCGGGCGAGACCACGCTGTGCTCGGCGGGATACGAGGAGACCGGGTTCACCGAGCCCGGCGCGATGGCCACCACGCTGACGCTGCCCGCCCGTCTGCTGCACGTTCTGCCGGACGACGCGGATCTCACGGCGGCGGCGCTGCTGGAGCCGGCCGCGTGCATCGCGGCCGCCGCGCTCAAGGCGAACGCCGTTCCGGGTGAGCGGGTCGCCGTGGTGGGCACCGGAACACTCGGGATGTTCGCCGTTCAGTTCCTGAAGGCGGGCTCGCCGTCCGAGCTGCTCGTCGTGGGAACGCGTCCGGACCGGGCGGAGCTGTCGAAGAAGTTCGGCGCCACCGACTTCCGTACCAAGGACCAGGAACTGCCCGACGACTTCGACGTCGTCATCGAGACCGCCGGGTCGGCGGACGCGGCGGTCACCGCCGCCGCCCTGCTGCGGCGCGGCGGCCGGCTGGTCCTGACGGGCATCCCGGCGGCGGGTGCGGACGGGCTGGACCCGACGGATCTCGTCGTACGGCAGCTGGAGGTGCACACCGTGTTCGGTGCGGCGCCCGATGCCTGGGCGCACACGGTGCGGGTCTTCGGGGCCGGGCTCCTCGACCCGCTGCCGCTCGTCACGCACGAGCTGCCGTTGGAGGAGTTTCCCCAGGCCATCGAGTTGGTGGGATCCGGTGATCCGAAGGTCGGGAAGGTCCTGCTGCGGCCATGACACACCCCTGAGCCGTACGCCGGTACGGGGTACCTGACGACTCCGTACCGGCGTACATCCAAAGCCTTGCGCACCCAGAGCCGCGAACCTTGTCCGAAATACCGAACCTGCCGGACCTCGCGAACCCGCCGGACCTGCCGATCCTGAAGGACAGATTGTGACCGACACCACCGCCTCCGCAGCCCGCCGCCCCGGAGAGCAGGCGCTCGCCGCGCTCGGCCTGGCCGCGCCCGCCCTCGACCCCGCCGACGCCTCTCCGCACACCTTCCCCGGTGGCGGTCGCTGGCGTACCGAGGTTCCCTCCGTGGAGGGGCCCGAGGCACTCGGTGTGGTCCTCAAGGAGTCCTCGCGGCTCGATGTGCCGATCCACCGGGTCAGCCAGGGCAGCGGTATCTGGATGCTGACCGACGCCGAGATCACCGAGATGGTGGAGGCGACGGCCGAACGCGACATCGAGCTCTGCCTGTTCACCGGCCCTCGCGGCACCTGGGACATCGGCGGCTCCACCCGTACCGACTCCAAGGGCGGCGGACTGCGCGCCCGCGGTCACGACGCGGTCGCCGGGTGCGTCGAGGACGCCGTCCGGGCAACGGAGTTGGGCGTCCAGTGCCTGCTCGTCGCCGACGAGGGCGTGCTGTGGACGCTGCACCGGGCGCGGCTCGCCGGGATCATCCCGGCCGAGACGACGCTGAAGGTGTCGGCGCTGATCGGGCCGGTGAACCCGGCCGCGTACGCCGTGTACGAGAACCTCGGCGGCGACTCGATCAACGTGCCGAGCGACCTGACGCTCGATCACCTCACCGAGATCCGGCGGGTTTCCGCCGCCCCCATGGACATGTACATCGAGGCCCCCGACGATCTCGGCGGCTACATCCGGATGTACGAGGTCGCCGAGCTGATCCGGCGCGGCGCACCGCTCTACCTGAAGTTCGGCCTGTCGAAGGCTCCCGGGATCTACCCCTACGGGAACCACCTGCGGGACCTGGCCCTGAACACGGCCAAGGAGCGGGTGCGGCGCGGCCGGCTCGCCCTGGACCTGCTCGCGCGACACGGGGCGGACGGCGACATGGCGCCGCTCGGCTCGCGACTGCCGGGCGATCTCAAGCGGTTCGAAACGCCTGCATAACGTTACGGACAACTCCCCTTCACAAAACCCGACGCAGTCGAACAGACTCCGACACGACTCCCTCGGGATCCTCTCGCACCCCCCGACAGGGCGCCCTCGAACCGCCAGACCGCTCCTGGCCTCACGACATCAAGGATGATGATCATGCGTACTCGCAGAGCCGCACTCTCCGCCATAGCCACCTCGGCCGTCCTCGCCCTCACCCTCTCCGCCTGCGGTCAGGACAGTGAGGGTGGCAGCGAAACGAGCGGGGACAGCGCCAAGGGCGGCACCATCGGCATCGCGATGCCGACCAAGTCCTCGGAGCGCTGGATCGCCGACGGCGCCAACGTGGAGAAGGACCTGCAGTCGAAGGGCTACAAGACCACGCTGGTCTACGGCGAGGACGACCCCGACCAGCAGGTGTCGCAGATCGAGAACCTGATCACGCAGGGTGTGAAGGCACTGATCATCGCGGCCATCGACAACAAGTCGCTGAACAACGTGCTTCAGCAGGCCGCCGACGCCAAGATCCCGGTCATCTCCTACGACCGTCTGATCCTCGGCACGAAGAACGTCGACTACTACGCGTCCTTCGACAACGAGAAGGTCGGCGAGCTCCAGGGCAACTACATCCTGGAGAAGCTCGGCCTCGCGGACGGCTCGAAGAAGGGCCCGTTCAACATCGAGCTCTTCGCCGGCTCCAACGACGACAACAACACGAAGTACTTCTTCGGCGGCGCGATGAAGGTCCTGCAGCCGTACATCGACAAGAAGCAGCTCGTCGTCAGGTCCGGCCAGACCGCGCTGACCCAGGTCACCACGCTCCGCTGGGACGGCGGCACCGCCCAGAAGCGCATGGACGACATCCTGACCGCGGCCTACAAGACCGAGCGGGTCGACGCGGTGCTCTCGCCGTACGACGGCATCTCCATCGGCATCCTGTCCTCGCTGAAGTCGGACGACTACGGCTCCAAGAACAAGCCGCTGCCGATCGTCACCGGCCAGGACGCCGAGGTCGCCTCGGTGAAGTCGATCATCGCCGACGAGCAGTCGATGACCGTCTACAAGGACACCCGCGAACTCGCCAAGGTGGCCTCGAACATGGTCGACTCCGCGCTCACGGGCAAGACCCCGGAGACCAACGACACCAAGACGTACGACAACGGTTCGAAGGTCGTTCCCGCGTACCTGCTGGTCCCGGTGAGCGTCGACAAGAGCAACTACCAGAAGGTCGTCGTCGACTCCGGTTACATCAAGGCCGGCGACCTCAAGTAACACCCGCACTCCAGAGATTGGCAGGCACGACCATGGCGGGACCCGTCCTGGAAATGCGCTCGATCGTCAAGACCTTTCCCGGCGTCAAAGCGCTGTCGGACGTCACACTGACCGTCCGTCAAGGCGAGGTCCACGCCATCTGCGGGGAGAACGGCGCCGGCAAGTCGACCTTGATGAAGGTCCTCTCCGGCGTCCACCCGCACGGAACCTACGAGGGGGACATCCTCTTCGAGGGGGAGGTCGTCTCCTTCAAGGACATCAGGGCCAGTGAGCACCACGGCATCGTGATCATCCATCAGGAACTGGCCCTGGTGCCGTACATGTCCATCGCGGAGAACATCTTCCTCGGCAACGAGCAGGCCAGCGGTGGCGTCATCAGCTGGAACGAGACGCTGAAGCACGCGACCCGGCTGATGCGCCGGGTCGGCCTGGAGGACCATCCGCAGACGCGGGTGGCGGACATCGGGGTCGGCAAGCAGCAGCTCGTGGAGATCGCGAAGGCGTTGTCGAAGGAGGTGAAGCTGCTCGTCCTGGACGAGCCGACGGCCGCCCTGAACGACGAGGACAGCGGCAAACTCGTCGACCTGATCCTGGAGTTGAAGGAACAGGGCATCACCTCCATCATCATCTCCCACAAGCTCAACGAGATCCGGAAGGTCGCCGACTCGGTGACGATCCTCCGCGACGGCCGGACCATCGAGACCCTCGATGTGAAGGCCCCGGAGACCACCGAGGAGCGGATCATCAACGGGATGATCGGCCGGGACCTCGACCACCGCTTCCCCGAGCGCACCCCGCACGACGCGGTGGCGGGCGAGGCACCTGCCCTGGAGATCCGCAACTGGACCGTCCATCACCCGATCGACCAGCAGCGCAAGGTGGTCGACGATGTGTCGATCAACGTGCGCCGCGGGGAGATCGTCGGTATCGCGGGCCTGATGGGCGCCGGCCGCACCGAACTCGCGATGAGCGTCTTCGGGCGGACGTACGGCCGGTACGCGGGCGGCACGGTCCTCAAGGACGGCGCGGAGATCCGTACGAAGACCGTCCCGCAGGCGGTCGCGCACGGCATCGCGTACGTCACCGAGGACCGCAAGCACTACGGGCTCAACCTCGACGACACCGTCGGCCGCAACATCTCGCTCAGCGCGCTGGACAAGGTGTCCAAGCGGGGCGTCGTCGACAGCCACGAAGAGCGCAAGGTCGCCGAGGGCTTCCGCAAGTCCATGAACATCAAGGCACCCAACGTCTTCGAAGCGGTGGGCAGGCTGTCCGGCGGCAACCAGCAGAAGGTCGTCCTCAGCAAGTGGATCTTCACGGGTCCGGACGTGCTGATCATGGACGAACCGACGCGCGGTATCGACGTGGGCGCCAAGTTCGAGATCTACACGGTCATCGACAAGCTGGCCGCCGAGGGCAAGGCGGTCGTTTTCATCTCCTCCGAGCTGCCGGAACTGCTCGGAATGTGCGACCGCATCTACACCATGGCCGCAGGGCGGCTGACCGGTGAGTTCTCGCGGGCGGAAGCCTCGCAGGAATCGCTGATGCGTCAGATGACGAAGGACAAAGAGGTAATGCGATGAGCACGGATGTGACCGCCAAGACGCCGGCCCCCGCGCCGGCGGGAAAGAGCGGAGCCGCCGCTGACGGCCTGCTGCGGCTGCTGTTCGACGGTATGCGCCGCAACATGCGTCAGTACGGCATGCTGATCGCCCTCGGCGTGATCGTGGCCCTGTTCGCGGTGTGGACCGACGGCGACCTCCTGCTGCCGCGCAACGTCTCCAACCTGGTGCTGCAGAACAGCTACATCCTGATCCTGGCGATCGGCATGATGATCGTCATCATCGCGGGTCACATCGACCTGTCGGTCGGCTCGATCACCGCCTTCATCGGGGGTGTGGCAGCGGTACTGATGGTCAGGAACGACATTCCCTGGCCGCTCGCGGTGCTGCTGTGCCTGGCCATGGGTGCCGCCGCGGGCGCGGCACAAGGGTTCCTGATCGCCTACGCCGGCATGCCGTCCTTCATCGTGACCCTGGCCGGCATGCTGATCTTCCGCGGTCTGACCGAGGTCTTCCTGGAGGGCCAGACGCTCGGCCCGTTCCCGGAGGGCCTGCAGAAGACCGCCAACGGCTTCCTGCCCGAGATCGGCCCCGACACCAACTACCACAACCTCACGCTGCTGCTCGGCTTCGCACTGTGCGGCTTCGTGATCCTCCAGGAGGTACGCGACCGCAAGCGGCAGTCGGAGTACTCGCTGGAGGTGCTGCCGGCCAAGCTCTTCGCGGTGAAGCTGGCGGCGCTCAGCGCGGCCGTCCTGACCTTCACGATGCTCCTGGCCAGCTACAAGGGTGCCCCGGTCGTCCTCCTCATCCTGGGCGTGCTGCTGGTCGGCTTCGGCTACGTCATGCGCAACGGTGTCATCGGCCGCCACGTCTACGCCATCGGCGGCAACCTCCCGGCGGCCAAGCTGTCGGGCGTGAAGGACAAGAAGGTCACCTTCCTGGTCTTCGTGAACATGGGCATGCTCGCCGCGCTGGCGGGTCTGGTCTTCGCGGCCCGCTTCAACGCGGCCTCGCCGAAGGCCGGCCTGAACTTCGAACTGGAGGCGATCGCCGCCTCGTTCATCGGCGGCGCCTCGATGAGCGGCGGTGTGGGCACCGTTCTCGGCGCGATCATCGGTGGTCTGGTCCTGGGTGTCCTGAACAACGGTATGAACCTCGTCGGCGTCGGCACCGACTGGCAGCAGGTCATCAAGGGCCTGGTACTGCTGGCGGCGGTCGGGTTCGACGTGTGGAACAAGCGCAAGGTCGGTTCGTAGGTACGGCTTGTCGGGGGTCCCGCGGACTACTGTCCGCGGGACCCTTCGGCTTTTGTCCGTTGTCATGGGAGGCAGGGTTATGGGAGGCAGGAACCCCGTGAAGGAACTCTTCGGCAAACTCGCCGACGGTACGGAGATCCACCGCTGGTCGCTGGAGAACGGCGGCACCCGTCTGAAGGTCCTGTCGTACGGCGGGATCGTGCAGTCCCTGGAGATCCCGGACGGCGAGGGCCGGTACGCCAACGTCTCCCTGGGCTTCGACACCGTCGAGGACTACGTCGCCGCCAGCCCCTACTTCGGCGCCCTGATCGGCCGGTACGGCAACCGCATCGGCAAGGGCCGGTTCACGCTGGACGGCACGTCGTACCAACTGTCCGTCAACGACGGGGAGAACAGCCTGCACGGCGGCAGCGCGGGCTTCGACAAGTCCGTCTGGGACGTCGAGCCGTTCACACGGGGTTCGGACGTCGGTCTGGTCCTCCGGC contains these protein-coding regions:
- a CDS encoding ABC transporter permease, with product MTTTPRWRALTQHHLFWPVAVLVVLLLINVPFTPDFFSIKMTDGHLYGSLVSIVLFGSPLILVAVGMTLVIATGGIDLSVGAVVAITGALTCSYISDQADQDSLAGVFLAMGIGLVAAVVCGLWNGFLVARMGIQPIIATLIIMVAGRGVAQLITDGQIITINSEPYKLIGGGYWLTLPFSIFVVAAVVAITVALTRRTALGLLVESVGGNAEASRLVGIRSMRIKIMVYVFCALCAGIAGLMISSNTSAADGNNAGLWIELDAILAVVIGGTSLLGGRFSVGGTVVGALVIQTLTTTIYTIGVPTQTNLVFKAAVVIVVCLLQSPKFRTKVFGGKFGSGSGAKGGGAPAATPADTAPTTATAPKMEVS
- a CDS encoding sugar ABC transporter ATP-binding protein, with translation MAEPRPVLEMTGIVKEFPGVRALSGVDFRLFPGEIHALMGENGAGKSTLIKVLTGVYALDGGTIALDGQTVQIDSPFQAQQAGISTVYQEVNLCPNLSVAENIFIGREPTRYGRIQWSRMRKDAAELVDRLGLDLDVTAPLSSYPLAVQQLVAIVRAVGTGDSDGAGAGTKVLVLDEPTSSLDRDEVLELFRLMRRLRDEGVAILFVSHFLDQIYEICDRMTVLRNGTLVGEHLVSELDQVGLIQLMIGKAMDQLEGLHEHQLHAEVGEPLLQAEGLGRTGGVAPFDLEIKKGEVLGLAGLLGSGRTELARLLFGADQPDSGKVTIGGKQVSMSAPNDAIGAGVAFCSENRKTEGLVPDLTVRENIILALQASRGWTRPIPAAQRDELVAKYIKALDIRPANPEARVGQLSGGNQQKVLLARWLITQPKLLILDEPTRGIDVGAKAEIQKLVVSLSEEGMSVLYIAAELEEVLRLSHTIGVLRDRKLVAQIANGPEITPTRILETIASGEHQ
- a CDS encoding ABC transporter substrate-binding protein; translated protein: MLNRRNFLTAAVGVAAATGLAACAKEDDGGSTSSGGDGKIVLGFSQVGSESGWRSANTDSVKAAAKEAGYNLKFSDAQQKQENQISAIRSYITQGVDVIAFSPVVVTGWDAVLKEAKAKKIPVVLTDRSVETSDESLYVTLVGSDFTDEGRRAGKILEKVLEKAGHKGAVKIAQLEGTTGAAPAIERAKGFKEVMDADHADDWKIVVSQTGDFTRAGGKQVMAAFLQSNPDINVLFAHNDDMGIGAIQAIEAAGKKPGKDILIVTIDGVKDGFIAMSEGKINAIVECNPLLGPQLMEVVKKVKNGETVERWIKTKESDFMQDQAKAALPTRKY
- a CDS encoding LacI family DNA-binding transcriptional regulator, with translation MADVARQAGVSHQTVSRVLGDHPNVRDETRARVLQAIEEMGYRRNSSARALATRRTLTLGVVASNTTLYGPASTLFALEEAARAEGYLVSTVSLRELTVETLSEAMHRLSEGGVEGVIALAPQRSAVEALTELRHPFPVVAVGTGSGVEIPSVNVDQRLGARLATGHLLATGHRTVWHLAGPENWQEAVDRADGWRTTLEEAGVEPPSPLRGDWSPLSGYRAGQELAGWVGRGLTAVFVANDQMALGVLWALREAGVRTPQDVAVVGFDDIPESEFFAPPLTTVRQDFSAVGKQSIALLLDLIEGRTPSGTSRVAIEPQLLVRASTFPYAPQSATAPG
- a CDS encoding mandelate racemase/muconate lactonizing enzyme family protein → MRITGISTHVVGTPWRNLTYVQVHTDEGLTGVGETRMLGHTDALLGYLHEAKTNHILGSDPFAVEDLVKRMKYGDYGRAGEIVMSGIAVIEMACWDIKGKALGVPVWQLLGGKVTDKVKAYANGWYTTERTPEAYHKAAQGVMERGYKALKIDPFGTGHFELDHEQSMYAVSLIEAVRDAIGPDAELMLEMHGRFSPATAIRLAKDLAPFKPAWLEEPCPPENLKALEKVAAKVDIPVATGERIHDRIEFRELFESQAVDIIQPDVGHIGGIWETRKLAATAETHYVLVAPHNVGGPVLTAASLQVGFTSPNFKILEHFNDFADADIKKVVSGAPEVVDGYFHLSDKPGLGVELDVDAAAEFPQQQARFDLWAEGWEQRKPKGTE